One genomic region from Leptolyngbyaceae cyanobacterium JSC-12 encodes:
- a CDS encoding thymidylate kinase (IMG reference gene:2510095286~PFAM: NB-ARC domain) gives MTIEEALSVLDSVLGQVTLNDTQELVFRHAWEDWTYEQIADQFGYTTDYVKNVGSQLWESLSHLLGVRVNKKNVQSVVRRWAQQHCNSATSAQIIRSRNARQDLAEAPDVSSFTGRTEELATLEQWIVGDRSDTASMARCRLIALLGMGGMGKTSLAVMLAHRVEAQFDAIVWRSLRNAPPIEALLGSLIQFLSDGAETEATLPSDRHNRMTRLIEYLRTQRCLIILDNAESVLSCHEASAGETSENGYLELLDCLSDLPHEGCVLLTSREKPDLITWKEGVTLPVRSLQLTGLSDQEGQAIFASKGTFVATDAEWHTLHDLASYPERKKISRKCRRR, from the coding sequence ATGACAATTGAAGAAGCTCTGTCTGTTCTGGATAGTGTTCTGGGTCAAGTCACGCTTAACGATACACAAGAGTTAGTGTTTCGGCACGCCTGGGAGGATTGGACTTATGAGCAAATTGCAGATCAGTTTGGTTACACGACAGATTATGTGAAGAACGTTGGTTCTCAATTGTGGGAGTCGCTTTCGCATCTGTTAGGAGTGCGCGTCAATAAAAAGAACGTGCAATCGGTGGTGCGGCGTTGGGCACAACAACATTGCAACAGTGCGACGTCTGCTCAAATCATCAGGTCTCGCAATGCGCGCCAGGATTTGGCAGAAGCCCCAGATGTTTCAAGTTTTACTGGACGAACTGAAGAACTGGCAACGCTAGAACAGTGGATAGTGGGCGATCGCTCCGACACCGCCTCTATGGCTCGCTGCCGCCTCATTGCCCTATTGGGGATGGGGGGAATGGGTAAAACTTCGCTGGCAGTAATGCTGGCACATCGGGTTGAGGCACAGTTTGATGCGATTGTGTGGCGATCGTTACGAAATGCTCCCCCAATTGAAGCGCTTCTGGGTAGCCTGATTCAGTTTTTATCAGATGGAGCCGAAACCGAGGCAACCTTACCCAGCGATCGCCATAATCGCATGACACGGTTAATAGAGTATCTCCGAACACAACGCTGCTTGATCATTCTGGATAATGCAGAGTCCGTGCTGTCGTGTCATGAAGCAAGTGCAGGGGAAACGAGCGAGAATGGGTACCTGGAATTGCTCGACTGCCTGAGCGACCTGCCTCACGAGGGGTGTGTACTGCTAACCAGTCGCGAAAAACCTGATCTCATTACATGGAAAGAAGGAGTTACCTTGCCAGTGCGATCGCTGCAACTGACTGGACTATCTGATCAAGAAGGTCAGGCAATTTTTGCATCCAAGGGAACATTTGTTGCCACGGATGCAGAATGGCATACTTTACACGACTTGGCAAGTTACCCAGAAAGGAAAAAGATAAGCAGAAAATGTAGGAGACGTTAG
- a CDS encoding hypothetical protein (IMG reference gene:2510095287), giving the protein MSYQQRLNPWVVNKLLPNLKQLPVSRFRRRNEAEAYLKALKQMQPQSHFALLFDVGNGEYASVGE; this is encoded by the coding sequence ATGAGTTACCAACAACGACTGAATCCCTGGGTTGTGAACAAACTGTTACCTAACCTGAAGCAACTGCCTGTTAGCCGATTCCGTCGTCGTAATGAAGCAGAAGCCTATTTGAAAGCACTGAAGCAGATGCAACCTCAATCCCACTTTGCACTATTGTTTGATGTAGGCAATGGAGAATATGCCAGTGTTGGTGAGTAG
- a CDS encoding hypothetical protein (IMG reference gene:2510095285): MLPFVAVPSTIAQEFGKYRDLFCRGAGFEQVSRYVTGLLLSENKTLQGIAGQWVAGGEVGGRRAMHAAVFEAGWRSSELMSHHRAVIAKEHQGRGREVISLDWTLSHHDWGKQIFGVKRSYDYVEHRMSCFQTVVTATIANRHLIDGIDVVVQFPDFSVAEREYLKVTAKSHYDDLDQVRERLIEMLHYHKNRLEYRKRTEIAVEIVRQVEAEGQFPTADYAFDNGVLTVELTTMIESAGKHWVSEVESSRNILWNDQWQRVDAIGLELRIHHPESFRPIQVTCRNGETKPIWAFTKVVRLKKFGRKRLVIVHEQADLQDPPRFLLTDALHWESGRVMQTWSYRWSCEVFHEVSKQHTGLESAQVRNEEAVNRHFRLSCVAQSILQRTACSGAQSERFEFAQGKQTVGQKLYTLTRQAFDDLLQFIVTRCSHGHTNEQILQALLPS; this comes from the coding sequence ATGCTGCCCTTTGTCGCTGTGCCATCGACGATTGCTCAAGAGTTTGGGAAATATCGAGACCTGTTCTGCCGAGGCGCAGGCTTTGAGCAGGTGAGTCGCTATGTGACCGGATTGCTGTTGAGTGAGAACAAAACCTTGCAAGGGATTGCCGGACAATGGGTAGCAGGTGGGGAGGTCGGCGGACGAAGAGCGATGCACGCAGCGGTGTTTGAGGCGGGCTGGAGGAGTTCAGAGTTAATGTCCCATCATCGTGCTGTGATAGCCAAAGAGCATCAGGGGCGAGGGCGAGAAGTCATCAGTCTGGATTGGACGCTCAGCCATCACGATTGGGGCAAGCAGATCTTTGGGGTGAAGCGATCCTATGATTATGTGGAACATCGGATGAGTTGCTTTCAAACGGTGGTGACGGCGACGATTGCGAACCGCCACCTAATTGATGGGATTGACGTGGTGGTGCAGTTTCCAGATTTTTCAGTGGCAGAACGGGAGTATCTGAAGGTGACGGCAAAATCCCACTATGACGATTTAGACCAAGTGCGAGAACGACTGATTGAGATGTTGCATTATCACAAGAATCGATTGGAGTATCGCAAACGCACCGAGATTGCCGTCGAGATTGTGCGCCAAGTGGAAGCGGAAGGACAATTTCCCACCGCCGATTATGCGTTTGACAATGGGGTGTTGACCGTTGAGTTAACCACCATGATTGAGTCCGCAGGAAAACACTGGGTGAGTGAAGTTGAAAGTTCTCGCAACATCTTGTGGAATGACCAATGGCAACGGGTAGATGCGATTGGTTTAGAACTCAGAATCCATCACCCAGAGAGCTTTCGCCCGATTCAAGTCACTTGCCGCAACGGCGAAACGAAACCGATTTGGGCATTTACCAAAGTCGTGCGCCTCAAGAAGTTTGGACGCAAGCGATTGGTCATCGTCCACGAGCAAGCAGATTTACAAGACCCACCTCGCTTCCTGCTCACCGATGCGTTGCATTGGGAAAGTGGGCGAGTCATGCAGACTTGGAGTTATCGATGGTCCTGCGAGGTCTTTCATGAGGTGAGCAAACAGCACACCGGGCTAGAGTCGGCTCAGGTGCGGAACGAGGAAGCGGTCAACCGTCACTTCCGTCTTAGTTGCGTGGCGCAGTCGATTCTGCAACGGACTGCCTGTTCTGGCGCACAATCTGAACGATTTGAGTTTGCTCAAGGCAAGCAAACGGTGGGACAGAAGCTCTATACCCTCACTCGTCAAGCCTTTGATGATTTGCTGCAATTCATTGTGACGCGATGTTCTCACGGACATACAAATGAACAGATTTTACAAGCTCTCCTCCCCAGTTGA
- a CDS encoding ATPase component of ABC transporters with duplicated ATPase domain (IMG reference gene:2510095283~PFAM: ABC transporter): MLRLEHISKIYPTGEVLKDVNWEVKPGDRIGLVGVNGAGKSTQLKIIAGEIEPTSGEVIRPASLRIAYLTQEFEVDPGRTVREEFWRAFKEANAVHEALTQVHRDMETADPDTLDQLIHQMDRLQRQFEAMDGYGLDSKIEKILPELGFDSEDGDRLVSAFSGGWQMRMSLGKILLQEPDILLLDEPTNHLDLETIEWLETYLKGIDTPMVIVSHDREFLDRLCTQIVETERGISTTYLGNYSAYLQQKEENRDAQLAAYERQQKELEKQQAFVDRFRASATRSTQAKSREKQLEKIERIEAPEDGVRTLRFKFPSAPRSGREVVIIKDLTHTYGEKILFLGAELLVERGDRIAILGPNGAGKSTLLHLITGMEKPTDGIVELGKHNVIPSYFEQNQAEALDLQKTVMQTIHDEVPDWTNEEVRTLLGRFLFSNDTVFKKVEALSGGEKARLALAKMLLRPANLLMLDEPTNHLDIPAKEMLEEALQNYDGTAIIISHDRYFISQVANKIVEIRDGELRLYRGDYHYYLDKIAEEKEYARLKAIEAEKVAKAEAKRAKQKEKEKARKATKT, encoded by the coding sequence ATGCTACGCCTGGAACATATCAGCAAAATTTATCCCACGGGGGAAGTTTTGAAAGATGTTAATTGGGAAGTGAAACCCGGCGATCGCATCGGTTTAGTCGGCGTGAACGGCGCTGGAAAATCCACCCAACTCAAGATTATTGCAGGAGAAATTGAACCTACTAGCGGTGAAGTCATCCGTCCTGCTAGTTTGCGAATTGCCTATCTGACGCAGGAGTTTGAAGTTGATCCCGGTCGCACGGTGCGGGAAGAATTTTGGCGGGCATTTAAAGAAGCCAATGCAGTTCACGAAGCACTGACTCAGGTACATCGGGATATGGAAACAGCAGATCCCGACACCCTGGATCAGTTAATTCACCAAATGGACAGGCTGCAACGTCAGTTTGAAGCGATGGATGGCTATGGGTTGGATTCTAAAATTGAGAAAATCTTGCCTGAACTGGGGTTTGACTCAGAAGATGGCGATCGCCTCGTGAGTGCTTTCAGTGGCGGTTGGCAAATGCGCATGAGTTTAGGCAAAATTTTGCTGCAAGAACCCGACATTTTGCTGTTAGACGAACCGACGAACCATTTGGATCTCGAAACTATTGAATGGCTCGAAACTTACCTCAAAGGCATCGATACACCGATGGTAATCGTCTCTCACGACCGGGAGTTTTTAGACCGACTGTGTACCCAAATTGTTGAAACCGAGCGTGGCATTTCTACCACCTATTTAGGAAACTATTCAGCTTACCTGCAGCAAAAAGAAGAAAATCGCGATGCCCAACTTGCCGCCTATGAACGGCAACAAAAAGAACTGGAAAAGCAACAGGCATTTGTTGATCGCTTCCGTGCCAGCGCTACCCGCAGTACTCAGGCAAAAAGTCGCGAAAAACAACTAGAAAAAATTGAGCGCATCGAAGCCCCCGAAGATGGAGTGCGGACGCTGCGATTTAAGTTTCCATCCGCTCCTCGCAGTGGACGAGAAGTGGTAATCATCAAAGATTTAACCCATACCTACGGCGAAAAAATTCTGTTTCTGGGGGCGGAACTGTTGGTTGAACGGGGCGATCGCATCGCTATCTTAGGTCCCAATGGTGCAGGTAAATCCACTCTGCTACACCTGATCACAGGCATGGAAAAGCCCACCGATGGGATCGTGGAACTGGGGAAACATAACGTAATCCCCAGTTATTTTGAGCAAAATCAGGCAGAAGCACTGGATCTCCAAAAAACTGTAATGCAAACCATTCATGACGAAGTGCCCGACTGGACGAACGAAGAAGTCCGCACTTTGTTAGGACGCTTTCTCTTCAGCAATGACACCGTATTCAAAAAAGTGGAGGCTCTCAGCGGCGGCGAAAAAGCCCGGCTTGCTCTGGCGAAAATGCTGCTGCGCCCTGCCAATTTGCTGATGCTAGATGAGCCAACTAACCATCTCGACATTCCAGCTAAAGAAATGTTGGAAGAGGCATTGCAGAACTATGATGGTACTGCCATCATCATTTCCCACGATCGCTACTTCATTTCCCAGGTTGCCAATAAAATTGTGGAAATTCGAGATGGAGAACTACGCCTCTACCGGGGTGACTACCATTACTATTTAGATAAAATTGCCGAGGAAAAAGAGTATGCTCGCTTAAAGGCGATCGAAGCTGAAAAAGTGGCAAAAGCTGAGGCAAAACGTGCTAAGCAAAAGGAAAAAGAAAAAGCCCGCAAAGCCACGAAAACGTGA
- a CDS encoding WD40 repeat-containing protein (IMG reference gene:2510095284~PFAM: WD domain, G-beta repeat) yields the protein MVAAAIQEIFNSNISEFLNVLGTLVFDDIRDLLDRQFNRLSFTEKEVMYWIAINREVTSFSELRDDILCPISRQKLPSILRSLKHRFLIETTPDGFTQQPVVMEYVTNRLIEQVSREILASSPTSPSSPSPLSPVPLLQTHALLKATAKDYICDSQTRLILAPLAERLLALLRSPLAVEQRCRDLLSQLAAASQPLPGYAAGNLLNLLRHLEADLTQLDLSNLTIRQAQFQATNLHHVHLENAEIIRSVFLESLGAVWSVAFSPDGTLLAASDSAGNIHLWRVANHQKVMTLKGHTNWVCAIAFSPNGKILASGSLGNVVKLWDVASGQCSKTLKGHDEWVIAVAFSPDGRLLATSGADRRIKLWNPVTGACVQTIEAHDDWVCAIAFSPDSSFLVSGSDDATLKLWAIQTATCLQTLIGHTSHVRTVGFSPDGTHLASGSSDCTVKIWEISSGKCLSTLTGHTRSVRSLAYLPTVQGDRSRFELVTASEDGSLRRWHEQTGQCLDALHGHTGHVRSVAIHPSGKWIASGSADQTVKFWNPHTGDCLRTLRGYTNFVLAVACAPNSGDQESVQLIASGHSDRAVRLWNLHTGECLQTLKGHTNEVWGVAFSPDGRWLASSSTDQTIRLWDSKTGNCLNLLKGHTDWIHAIAFSPNGKWLASGSSDQTIRLWDVNTGRCLKTIHGHDSHVWSVAFSPSQCNDEECILASSSDDQTIKLWNTLTGECIQNLKGHTRRVQTIAFSPDGIWLASSSGDRTIAIWDLKTGRCLRTLTNNGDHQRSLVFSSFRSPFFQQTGHLLLGSYAENTVKIWNANTGECLRILEGHTNRVWAITLTPDGQTLISGGEDGTLRLWDVELGKCLRVLQNPRPYEGMKIAGIKGLTDAQKATLRSLGAVE from the coding sequence ATGGTTGCCGCTGCTATTCAGGAAATCTTTAACAGCAACATCTCCGAGTTTTTGAATGTCCTCGGCACGCTTGTATTCGATGACATTCGAGACCTGCTTGATCGCCAATTCAATCGGCTGTCTTTTACGGAAAAAGAAGTCATGTATTGGATTGCGATTAATCGGGAAGTGACCTCCTTTAGCGAACTGCGGGATGATATTCTCTGCCCCATTTCTCGCCAAAAACTCCCTAGTATTCTGCGCTCCCTAAAGCATCGTTTCTTGATTGAGACGACCCCAGACGGCTTTACCCAACAGCCTGTTGTGATGGAGTACGTCACCAATCGCCTGATCGAGCAAGTTAGCCGCGAAATCCTTGCATCCTCGCCTACTTCACCATCTTCTCCATCTCCCTTATCCCCCGTCCCCCTGCTCCAAACGCATGCTTTGCTGAAAGCAACCGCAAAAGACTACATCTGCGACAGTCAGACACGCTTGATTTTAGCTCCTCTAGCAGAGCGTTTGCTGGCATTATTGCGATCGCCCCTTGCCGTGGAGCAGCGTTGCCGCGACCTATTATCTCAGCTAGCGGCGGCTTCTCAGCCACTTCCGGGGTATGCAGCAGGCAATTTGCTCAATCTGTTGCGTCATCTTGAGGCTGATCTGACACAACTCGATCTTTCCAACCTCACCATTCGGCAGGCGCAGTTTCAGGCGACTAATTTGCATCACGTTCATTTAGAAAATGCTGAAATCATCCGCTCTGTTTTTCTGGAATCCTTAGGGGCTGTGTGGTCTGTTGCCTTTAGTCCTGATGGCACATTGCTAGCAGCCAGTGACTCTGCTGGGAACATTCATCTCTGGCGCGTTGCCAATCATCAAAAGGTAATGACCTTAAAAGGACACACAAATTGGGTTTGTGCGATCGCCTTTAGTCCCAATGGCAAAATCCTTGCCAGCGGTAGTCTTGGCAATGTAGTGAAACTGTGGGATGTGGCATCTGGGCAATGCAGCAAAACCTTGAAAGGGCATGATGAATGGGTGATTGCGGTTGCCTTCAGCCCAGATGGACGATTGCTAGCTACAAGCGGCGCAGACCGAAGGATTAAACTTTGGAATCCTGTAACTGGAGCCTGTGTCCAAACGATTGAAGCCCATGATGATTGGGTTTGCGCGATCGCTTTTAGCCCCGATAGTAGCTTTCTTGTCAGTGGTAGTGATGATGCCACCCTCAAACTATGGGCGATACAAACGGCAACCTGTCTACAAACGTTAATAGGACACACCAGCCATGTTCGTACTGTAGGATTCAGCCCTGATGGAACCCATCTAGCAAGCGGCAGCAGCGATTGCACCGTCAAAATTTGGGAAATCTCATCTGGGAAGTGCCTCAGCACACTCACTGGACATACCAGATCTGTGCGTTCCCTTGCCTACCTGCCCACGGTGCAAGGCGATCGCTCACGGTTTGAACTAGTCACTGCCAGCGAAGATGGCTCACTCAGACGTTGGCATGAGCAGACAGGGCAATGTCTTGATGCGTTACATGGGCACACAGGACACGTTCGTTCGGTTGCGATTCATCCCAGTGGAAAATGGATTGCCAGTGGCAGCGCCGACCAAACCGTAAAATTCTGGAATCCTCATACAGGAGATTGCCTGAGAACCCTGCGAGGGTATACCAATTTTGTTCTCGCTGTTGCCTGTGCTCCTAACTCTGGCGACCAGGAATCGGTTCAACTGATTGCCAGCGGACATAGCGATCGCGCCGTTCGGCTCTGGAATCTGCATACTGGCGAATGCCTGCAGACCCTCAAGGGACATACCAACGAAGTGTGGGGAGTGGCTTTTAGTCCAGACGGGCGATGGCTTGCCAGTAGCAGCACCGATCAAACGATCCGTCTATGGGACAGCAAAACTGGAAACTGTCTCAATCTTCTGAAAGGACACACTGATTGGATTCACGCGATCGCCTTTAGTCCCAACGGGAAATGGCTTGCCAGTGGCAGTTCTGACCAAACGATTCGGCTGTGGGATGTCAACACTGGACGTTGTCTCAAAACGATTCACGGACATGATAGCCATGTCTGGTCTGTTGCCTTTAGCCCTAGCCAGTGCAACGACGAGGAATGCATTCTTGCCAGCAGTAGCGATGATCAAACAATCAAACTCTGGAATACTCTCACTGGAGAATGCATTCAAAATTTGAAAGGGCATACTCGCCGCGTCCAGACAATTGCATTTAGCCCGGATGGCATCTGGCTTGCCAGCAGTAGTGGCGATCGTACGATTGCCATTTGGGATCTAAAAACAGGACGTTGCTTGAGAACGCTAACAAACAATGGAGATCATCAGCGCTCTCTGGTCTTTAGCTCGTTCCGGTCCCCCTTCTTCCAGCAAACAGGACACCTGCTTTTAGGCAGTTATGCAGAAAATACCGTCAAGATCTGGAATGCCAACACTGGCGAGTGTCTCCGGATTCTAGAAGGACATACGAATCGAGTCTGGGCGATTACGTTGACTCCTGATGGACAAACGCTAATTAGCGGCGGTGAGGATGGCACATTGCGCCTGTGGGATGTGGAATTAGGAAAATGCTTGCGTGTGTTACAAAATCCACGTCCCTATGAAGGCATGAAGATAGCTGGGATTAAAGGATTGACCGATGCTCAAAAAGCCACCCTCCGATCGCTGGGTGCAGTGGAATAA
- a CDS encoding phosphoribosylformylglycinamidine cyclo-ligase (IMG reference gene:2510095290~PFAM: AIR synthase related protein, N-terminal domain; AIR synthase related protein, C-terminal domain~TIGRFAM: phosphoribosylaminoimidazole synthetase), translating to MEYRDAGVDVEAGRAFVERIRTMVSSTTRPEVLGKLGGFSGLFQLPAGYQEPILVSGTDGVGTKLKLAHSLNRHETVGIDLVAMCVNDVLTSGAEPLFFLDYLATGHLDEGQLADVVSGIAAGCRIAGCALLGGETAEMPGFYQPGEYDLAGFCVGIVEKSQLLDGSQVQIGDVAIALPSSGVHSNGFSLVRKILSDRGFALSDRPDVLPEKSLGETLLTPTQIYVKPILAARKAGLEIHGMAHVTGGGLPENLPRCLGPGQSVQVDPTSWTIPPVFQWIAAEGGVSPAGMFNTFNMGVGFVVLVPPAQVDSILSWFQSQEIAAFVIGKVVAGDGKLIGLPE from the coding sequence ATGGAATATCGGGATGCGGGAGTTGATGTAGAAGCGGGTCGCGCCTTTGTGGAGCGTATTCGCACGATGGTCAGCAGCACAACACGACCAGAGGTTTTGGGAAAACTGGGGGGCTTCAGTGGGCTATTTCAACTGCCTGCTGGATATCAAGAGCCAATCCTGGTTTCGGGAACAGATGGCGTGGGGACGAAGCTCAAGCTAGCGCACAGCCTTAATCGTCACGAAACCGTGGGGATTGATCTGGTGGCAATGTGTGTCAATGATGTGCTGACCTCTGGAGCAGAGCCGTTATTTTTCCTGGATTACCTGGCAACCGGGCATCTGGACGAAGGACAACTGGCAGATGTGGTTTCTGGAATTGCGGCAGGATGTCGGATAGCGGGATGTGCGTTGTTAGGTGGGGAAACTGCTGAAATGCCGGGTTTCTACCAGCCGGGAGAGTACGATTTGGCGGGGTTTTGTGTCGGGATCGTGGAAAAAAGCCAGCTTTTAGATGGTTCCCAGGTACAGATTGGGGATGTAGCGATCGCGTTGCCCAGCAGTGGAGTGCATAGCAATGGGTTTAGCTTGGTGCGAAAAATTTTGAGCGATCGCGGGTTTGCCTTAAGTGATCGTCCAGATGTTTTACCTGAAAAATCACTCGGGGAAACCCTGTTGACTCCCACCCAAATTTATGTAAAACCCATTCTTGCTGCCCGGAAAGCCGGACTGGAGATTCATGGCATGGCTCACGTTACAGGCGGCGGATTACCAGAAAATTTGCCCCGCTGTCTGGGACCTGGGCAATCGGTACAAGTTGATCCAACTAGTTGGACAATTCCCCCTGTGTTCCAGTGGATCGCTGCCGAAGGGGGGGTGAGTCCTGCAGGAATGTTCAATACGTTCAATATGGGGGTTGGATTTGTGGTGCTGGTACCTCCTGCCCAGGTTGATTCCATCCTTTCCTGGTTTCAATCTCAAGAGATTGCAGCATTTGTAATCGGCAAAGTCGTGGCTGGAGACGGTAAACTCATCGGGTTACCGGAGTAA
- a CDS encoding rare lipoprotein A (IMG reference gene:2510095289~PFAM: Rare lipoprotein A (RlpA)-like double-psi beta-barrel~TIGRFAM: rare lipoprotein A): MNHKLLSSLTASLLIATLGVPLSSNASSPDQTNQDLKPKPNHASSETRNSSVEAVSNEALAKPGASLSTVAKLDKQSNEVVKVGEQQSQSASQTSEEVVAKVQPHKVSGRDAATLYVRNIPILTFLGANRTTPNGVKMGTQTQSSASEISSVKSKSLDQTNASTPTLTSLLRSSYTLSEPFSDSFKIDVLDHASAQENPVWRATVIAARINQLHRDGIDARNITVSWDTAPKQGDQRDRFVIRANQVEIALIDSDTILPDTTRSAEQDALQATNRLRRVLGNAAPLREVSGQPSPRNGQEISLGPIRMRLTGFASWYGPGFHGNQSASGERFNQHAMTAAHRTLPFGTRVLVTNLDNGQSVVVRINDRGPFHGNRVIDLSTAAARVLGLIQSGVAPVRLDVIDSRSASSTAGN; encoded by the coding sequence ATGAATCACAAACTTCTCAGCAGTCTGACTGCGTCTCTGTTGATTGCAACTCTGGGTGTACCGCTATCAAGCAACGCATCTTCCCCTGATCAAACCAATCAGGATTTGAAGCCAAAACCGAATCACGCCAGTTCTGAAACTAGGAACTCCAGCGTTGAGGCAGTTTCTAACGAGGCTTTAGCGAAACCAGGTGCTTCACTGAGCACTGTTGCTAAACTCGACAAACAGTCGAATGAGGTTGTGAAAGTTGGTGAACAACAATCTCAATCTGCATCTCAAACCTCAGAAGAGGTTGTCGCAAAGGTGCAACCTCACAAAGTTTCTGGGCGCGATGCCGCCACGCTTTATGTCCGGAATATCCCAATTTTAACCTTCCTGGGGGCGAACAGGACTACACCCAACGGGGTGAAGATGGGAACCCAAACTCAGTCTTCTGCAAGCGAAATTTCGTCAGTCAAGTCGAAGTCTTTAGACCAGACGAACGCTTCTACTCCAACTCTTACCTCTCTTTTGCGATCGTCTTACACCCTTTCTGAACCCTTTTCAGATTCATTCAAGATAGACGTTTTAGATCACGCTTCCGCTCAAGAGAACCCTGTGTGGCGAGCAACAGTGATTGCTGCACGCATTAATCAACTTCATCGCGATGGCATTGATGCCAGGAATATTACGGTTAGCTGGGACACCGCACCAAAGCAGGGGGATCAGCGCGATCGCTTCGTGATCAGAGCCAACCAGGTCGAGATTGCTCTGATCGACTCAGATACAATTCTTCCAGACACCACGCGTAGTGCTGAGCAAGATGCCCTTCAGGCAACTAACCGCCTCAGACGAGTATTGGGCAATGCTGCCCCGCTGCGCGAAGTTAGTGGACAGCCCAGTCCTCGAAATGGTCAAGAGATTTCTCTGGGACCTATCCGCATGCGCCTGACTGGGTTTGCTTCCTGGTATGGTCCAGGATTTCACGGCAACCAGAGCGCTAGTGGAGAGAGATTCAACCAACACGCCATGACCGCAGCTCATCGTACCCTGCCTTTTGGCACGCGAGTGCTGGTTACCAACCTGGATAATGGTCAATCTGTGGTGGTACGGATTAATGACCGAGGACCGTTCCACGGGAATCGAGTGATTGATTTATCCACAGCAGCAGCGCGTGTGTTGGGATTGATTCAATCTGGGGTTGCGCCTGTGCGTCTGGATGTAATCGATTCTCGTAGTGCGTCATCGACGGCTGGAAATTAA
- a CDS encoding hypothetical protein (IMG reference gene:2510095288~PFAM: Uncharacterized ACR, COG1565), which translates to MELDNNSNHQALGDFLTCHITGSLHSRITFAEFMDWVLYHPQYGYYASAPTKIGAVGDFFTSPHLGPDFGELLAKQFVQMWHLLHQPDRFTLVEMGAGQGLLAGDVLHYLQQHHPDLVACLDYIIIERAPALVQEQRQHLKPYIEAGVALSWHTLEALPLNSITGCFFSNELVDALPVHLVIRQNGELKEVYVALAESDRPSLNFVEVIDDLSTPQLASYFDLVGIDLTAPCYPDGYRTEVNLAALDWMTKVATRLQRGYVLTIDYGYPSDRYYHPTRIEGTLQCYYRHRHHSNPYLYIGQQDITAHVDFTVLEKHGEQCGLHTVGFTKQGLFLMALGLGERIAALSQAPATNTDTVQAVLQRRDALQTLINPMGLGNFGVLIQSKGVEQNDALDGLRGELL; encoded by the coding sequence GTGGAATTGGATAACAACAGCAATCATCAGGCTCTCGGTGACTTTCTTACCTGTCACATCACCGGGAGCCTTCATTCTCGGATTACCTTTGCAGAGTTTATGGATTGGGTACTGTACCATCCCCAGTATGGCTACTATGCCTCAGCCCCCACAAAAATTGGTGCCGTAGGGGATTTTTTTACCTCGCCCCATTTAGGTCCAGATTTTGGCGAACTTCTGGCAAAACAGTTTGTCCAGATGTGGCACCTGCTTCATCAACCTGATCGCTTTACACTGGTGGAAATGGGCGCCGGGCAAGGCTTGCTTGCAGGCGATGTGCTGCATTATTTGCAACAGCACCATCCTGATCTAGTTGCTTGCCTAGATTACATTATTATTGAACGGGCGCCAGCACTGGTGCAGGAACAGCGACAGCATCTAAAGCCATACATTGAAGCAGGAGTTGCCCTTTCCTGGCATACCTTAGAAGCCTTACCACTCAATTCGATCACAGGTTGCTTCTTCTCAAATGAACTGGTGGATGCGCTGCCTGTGCATCTAGTAATTCGGCAGAATGGGGAACTCAAGGAAGTTTATGTAGCACTGGCGGAGAGCGACCGCCCATCACTCAATTTTGTTGAAGTTATTGACGATCTTTCGACTCCTCAATTAGCCAGCTATTTTGACTTAGTTGGGATTGATTTAACCGCACCTTGTTACCCGGATGGATACCGAACAGAAGTGAATTTAGCCGCATTAGACTGGATGACCAAGGTTGCAACGCGGTTACAGCGAGGATACGTATTAACCATTGACTATGGCTATCCCAGCGATCGCTATTACCATCCGACGCGTATTGAGGGAACTTTACAGTGCTACTACCGTCATAGACATCATTCCAATCCATACCTGTATATCGGGCAGCAGGACATTACGGCTCATGTCGATTTCACAGTTCTGGAAAAACACGGAGAACAGTGCGGATTACACACTGTAGGATTCACAAAACAGGGGTTGTTTTTGATGGCGCTTGGTTTGGGTGAGCGAATTGCTGCACTGAGCCAAGCACCTGCCACAAACACGGACACAGTTCAGGCAGTTCTCCAGCGTCGAGATGCTTTGCAAACCCTGATTAATCCAATGGGGCTTGGGAATTTTGGGGTGTTGATTCAAAGCAAAGGAGTGGAACAGAACGATGCCCTAGACGGGCTGCGCGGAGAACTGCTTTAG